One genomic window of Anthonomus grandis grandis chromosome 3, icAntGran1.3, whole genome shotgun sequence includes the following:
- the LOC126733874 gene encoding ribosomal RNA small subunit methyltransferase NEP1, with the protein MTNKRKLKTRKHDENEFDPVPKHLVTDHLKNQEKRLIVILEDAQLETVKVGNKFELLNCDDHAHILKSNNRDVGSCRPDITHQSLLMLLDSPLNRAGLLQIYVHTNNNVLIEVNPQTRLPRTFKRFAGLMVQLLHRFSVRAENGPKLLKVIKNPITSHLPVGVQKIAMSFSSKVVKNPRELVPSTEDPIVMVVGAMARGSLNVDYVEDTISISNYPLSAALTCSKLCSAFEEVWGVI; encoded by the exons atgaccaacaaaagaaaattaaaaacccGAAAACACGATGAGAACGAGTTCGACCCCGTCCCGAAACACTTGGTCACCGACCATCTAAAAAATCAAGAGAAACGTTTGATAGTAATCCTAGAAGATGCCCAATTGGAAACAGTAAAA GTAGGTAATAAATTTGAACTGCTAAACTGCGACGACCATGCACACATTTTAAAAAGCAACAACAGAGACGTTGGCTCTTGCCGGCCCGATATAACACATCAAAGTTTACTGATGTTACTTGACAGCCCCTTGAACAGGGCGGGGCTGCTTCAGATTTACGTACACACCAACAATAATGTCCTCATAGAAGTGAATCCACAAACCAGGCTACCTAGAACTTTTAAGAGATTTGCTGGCCTAATGG ttcAGCTGCTTCATAGATTCTCTGTTCGAGCAGAAAACGGTCCTAAACTGCTTAAAGTGATAAAAAATCCCATCACCTCACATCTCCCTGTAGGAGTGCAGAAGATTGCCATGTCATTCTCGTCTAAAGTGGTTAAGAATCCAAGGGAATTAGTGCCTTCAACGGAAGACCCAATTGTAATGGTCGTAGGAGCTATGGCCAGGGGCAGTTTAAATGTTGATTATGTAGAAGATACAATATCAATTAGTAATTATCCTTTATCCGCTGCTTTGACTTGTAGCAAGTTATGTTCAGCTTTTGAAGAGGTTTGGGGTgtaatttaa